One window of the Saccopteryx leptura isolate mSacLep1 chromosome 9, mSacLep1_pri_phased_curated, whole genome shotgun sequence genome contains the following:
- the CCNP gene encoding cyclin-P isoform X1 codes for MLSPAAFLDAEPASSPVLDDVPTCTSVPPERPEGPPGPCAPPGLEEAMSALGLQGEREYARDIFAEVMVCRALPQRALPRAVTPEMRELVVDWLVQVHDYLGLAGDTLYLAVHLLDSYLLSGGVRLHRLQLLATACLFVACKMEECVLPEPAALCLLGAGSFSRSELLRAERRILSCLDFRLHHPGPLLCLELLAALAGSNPQVRRAEGCDLSVQGHNLGGIGVRSDGLPTLWQVILLATYFLELSLLEAEAAWWEPSRCAAAALSLAHRALDGAGSGLEPELYSPAELGLLEPCMARAALRGPEPGRAAIFLKYARPQRQGTSLTAAHLLRCPKPGTPEP; via the exons ATGTTG AGTCCGGCCGCTTTCCTCGACGCAGAGCCTGCGAGTTCCCCAGTCCTCGACGACGTCCCTACATGCACCAGCGTCCCCCCAGAGCGCCCGGAGGGGCCCCCGGGGCCGTGCGCGCCGCCGGGGCTGGAGGAGGCGATGAGTGCTTTGGGGCTGCAAGGAGAACGCGAGTACGCCAGGGACATCTTCGCAGAGGTCATG GTGTGCCGCGCGCTGCCTCAGAGGGCCCTGCCCCGCGCGGTGACCCCAGAGATGCGCGAACTAGTGGTGGACTGGCTGGTCCAGGTGCAC GACTATCTGGGCCTGGCAGGTGACACGCTCTACCTGGCCGTACACCTGCTAGATTCCTACCTGCTCTCGGGCGGAGTGCGCCTACATCGCCTGCAGCTGCTGGCCACGGCCTGCCTGTTCGTGGCGTGCAAAATGGAAGAGTGCGTGCTCCCAGAG CCTGCCGCCCTCTGTCTCCTGGGCGCTGGCTCCTTTTCCCGATCTGAACTTCTGCGCGCCGAACGACGCATCCTCAGCTGCTTGGATTTCCGGCTGCACCACCCAGGTCCGCTCCTTTGCCTGGAGCTACTGGCTGCGTTGGCTGGGAGCAACCCCCAGGTGCGCAGGGCAGAGGGGTGTGACCTGAGCGTCCAGGGCCATAACCTGGGCGGTATAGGGGTGCGGTCTGATGGTCTCCCCACGCTTTGGCAGGTGATACTACTTGCCACTTACTTTCTGGAGCTGTCTCTGCTGGAGGCTGAGGCGGCTTGGTGGGAGCCCAGTCGCTGTGCAGCCGCTGCGCTGAGCCTGGCACACCGAGCGCTGGACGGGGCGGGCTCTGGGCTGGAGCCGGAGCTTTACAG CCCCGCGGAGCTGGGCTTGTTGGAGCCGTGCATGGCCCGCGCCGCGCTCCGAGGCCCGGAGCCCGGCCGTGCCGCCATCTTCCTCAAGTACGCGCGGCCCCAGCGTCAGGGCACCAGCCTCACCGCCGCCCACCTGCTTCGCTGCCCCAAGCCTGGAACCCCCGAGCCCTGA
- the CCNP gene encoding cyclin-P isoform X2, whose translation MLSPAAFLDAEPASSPVLDDVPTCTSVPPERPEGPPGPCAPPGLEEAMSALGLQGEREYARDIFAEVMVCRALPQRALPRAVTPEMRELVVDWLVQVHDYLGLAGDTLYLAVHLLDSYLLSGGVRLHRLQLLATACLFVACKMEECVLPEPAALCLLGAGSFSRSELLRAERRILSCLDFRLHHPGPLLCLELLAALAGSNPQVILLATYFLELSLLEAEAAWWEPSRCAAAALSLAHRALDGAGSGLEPELYSPAELGLLEPCMARAALRGPEPGRAAIFLKYARPQRQGTSLTAAHLLRCPKPGTPEP comes from the exons ATGTTG AGTCCGGCCGCTTTCCTCGACGCAGAGCCTGCGAGTTCCCCAGTCCTCGACGACGTCCCTACATGCACCAGCGTCCCCCCAGAGCGCCCGGAGGGGCCCCCGGGGCCGTGCGCGCCGCCGGGGCTGGAGGAGGCGATGAGTGCTTTGGGGCTGCAAGGAGAACGCGAGTACGCCAGGGACATCTTCGCAGAGGTCATG GTGTGCCGCGCGCTGCCTCAGAGGGCCCTGCCCCGCGCGGTGACCCCAGAGATGCGCGAACTAGTGGTGGACTGGCTGGTCCAGGTGCAC GACTATCTGGGCCTGGCAGGTGACACGCTCTACCTGGCCGTACACCTGCTAGATTCCTACCTGCTCTCGGGCGGAGTGCGCCTACATCGCCTGCAGCTGCTGGCCACGGCCTGCCTGTTCGTGGCGTGCAAAATGGAAGAGTGCGTGCTCCCAGAG CCTGCCGCCCTCTGTCTCCTGGGCGCTGGCTCCTTTTCCCGATCTGAACTTCTGCGCGCCGAACGACGCATCCTCAGCTGCTTGGATTTCCGGCTGCACCACCCAGGTCCGCTCCTTTGCCTGGAGCTACTGGCTGCGTTGGCTGGGAGCAACCCCCAG GTGATACTACTTGCCACTTACTTTCTGGAGCTGTCTCTGCTGGAGGCTGAGGCGGCTTGGTGGGAGCCCAGTCGCTGTGCAGCCGCTGCGCTGAGCCTGGCACACCGAGCGCTGGACGGGGCGGGCTCTGGGCTGGAGCCGGAGCTTTACAG CCCCGCGGAGCTGGGCTTGTTGGAGCCGTGCATGGCCCGCGCCGCGCTCCGAGGCCCGGAGCCCGGCCGTGCCGCCATCTTCCTCAAGTACGCGCGGCCCCAGCGTCAGGGCACCAGCCTCACCGCCGCCCACCTGCTTCGCTGCCCCAAGCCTGGAACCCCCGAGCCCTGA